One genomic window of Mycolicibacterium neoaurum includes the following:
- a CDS encoding IS30 family transposase, with the protein MRPSKSSRLRRRFWEEIRSGLIVSEAAVAVGVSLNSGSRWFADAGGVRPQLPDGQPRRRPRLSFEEREEIALGVAAKESIRCIAQRLGRAPSTISREIAVNGGCRGRTGYRSRYRFGAPWRGGHDPRPRYKATVAHDRSVTRAARPKPRKLDLCTTLREVVQTRLTDEFHSPAQIAARLRLDFPDIAEMWVSHEAIYQAIYVQGKGNLRRDLHTYLRTGRAIRHPRRRPGQRRARIPGMVSISERPAEVEDRAIPGHWEGDLIIGSTASGSAIGTLVERSTRFTLLLHLPGDHTAATVQEAIVAKMGQLPALLGKSLTWDQGSELANHLAIAEATDLDIYFCDPHSPWQRGTNENTNGLLRQWFAKGTDLSVFPPDYLDYVATKLNNRPRQTLGWKTPAEALHELLCNPTDSPTVATTP; encoded by the coding sequence GTGCGCCCGTCCAAATCGTCTCGTCTTCGTCGTCGGTTCTGGGAGGAAATCCGTAGCGGGTTGATCGTGAGTGAAGCCGCTGTGGCAGTCGGCGTGTCGCTGAACTCGGGTTCGCGGTGGTTTGCCGATGCTGGCGGGGTGAGACCTCAGTTACCCGATGGTCAACCTCGCCGGCGGCCGCGACTGTCCTTTGAAGAGCGCGAGGAAATCGCGTTAGGAGTGGCGGCCAAAGAATCAATTCGGTGTATCGCTCAACGCCTTGGCCGGGCGCCGTCGACGATCTCGCGGGAGATCGCTGTCAACGGCGGATGCCGAGGTCGTACGGGCTATCGGTCCCGATATCGCTTCGGTGCGCCATGGCGCGGTGGGCATGATCCGCGTCCCCGCTACAAGGCCACTGTCGCGCACGACCGCAGCGTCACCCGCGCCGCACGACCGAAGCCGCGCAAGCTGGATCTGTGCACGACCCTGCGTGAGGTGGTGCAGACTCGACTCACCGACGAGTTTCACAGTCCGGCCCAGATCGCTGCCCGGTTGCGGCTGGACTTCCCTGATATTGCGGAGATGTGGGTGTCACACGAAGCGATCTACCAGGCAATATACGTCCAAGGCAAAGGCAATCTGCGGCGCGATCTGCACACCTACCTGCGGACCGGGCGTGCGATACGCCACCCGCGCAGACGACCCGGGCAGCGCCGCGCACGTATCCCTGGCATGGTCAGCATCAGTGAACGGCCTGCCGAGGTCGAGGACCGCGCCATCCCCGGGCACTGGGAGGGGGATCTGATCATCGGAAGCACCGCCTCCGGGTCGGCGATCGGCACTCTGGTGGAACGCAGCACCCGGTTCACCCTCTTGTTGCACCTGCCCGGTGATCACACCGCGGCGACCGTGCAAGAGGCGATCGTGGCCAAGATGGGCCAGTTGCCGGCGCTGCTGGGTAAATCATTGACCTGGGATCAGGGCAGCGAATTGGCCAACCATCTGGCCATCGCTGAGGCGACAGATCTCGACATCTATTTCTGCGACCCGCACTCACCATGGCAGCGCGGAACCAACGAAAACACCAACGGTCTGCTGCGCCAATGGTTTGCCAAAGGCACTGACCTATCGGTGTTTCCCCCCGACTACCTCGACTACGTCGCCACCAAACTCAACAACCGACCCCGCCAGACACTGGGCTGGAAAACACCAGCCGAAGCACTCCACGAACTACTCTGCAACCCGACCGATTCACCCACTGTTGCAACGACCCCTTGA
- a CDS encoding PASTA domain-containing protein: MNSKTAFAAAGAALVVLSAAGMPTAAAEPTWTMPSLQGMNLEKAQALYNEAVGGNGPTLKYVNKQVASWKIVAPAMWDVCSQSPDPGSEIAPHTVPRVSVNEHGEC; this comes from the coding sequence ATGAATTCGAAGACAGCGTTCGCCGCGGCCGGTGCCGCCCTGGTTGTCCTGTCCGCTGCCGGAATGCCCACTGCGGCAGCCGAACCCACCTGGACCATGCCCTCGCTGCAGGGCATGAACCTGGAGAAGGCGCAGGCCCTGTACAACGAGGCGGTCGGCGGCAACGGGCCCACCCTCAAGTACGTCAACAAGCAGGTCGCCTCGTGGAAGATCGTGGCGCCGGCGATGTGGGATGTCTGCTCGCAGTCGCCCGACCCGGGCAGCGAGATCGCCCCGCACACGGTCCCGCGGGTGTCGGTCAACGAACACGGCGAGTGCTGA
- a CDS encoding helix-turn-helix domain-containing protein yields the protein MVSISNDDSVGDRILDAAAECVLAYGVDRVTLAEIARRAGISRPTVYRRFPDTQSILAALLTARVVRVLDDAGDSETGRRALVARIVGVARRLREDQIVMSVLHDAPELAIVYIAERLGTSQQILIDAVAGQLKLAQENGSVRAGDPRRLAAMCLLITQSTVQSAQMVEPILDADALADELAHALNGYLTP from the coding sequence ATGGTGTCAATCAGTAACGACGATTCGGTGGGGGATCGAATTCTCGACGCGGCCGCAGAATGCGTGCTCGCCTATGGAGTGGATCGGGTGACACTTGCCGAGATCGCGCGGCGCGCCGGTATCAGTCGTCCGACGGTGTACCGCCGTTTCCCGGACACCCAGTCGATCCTGGCCGCGCTGCTGACCGCCCGCGTGGTGCGCGTGCTCGACGACGCGGGGGACAGCGAGACCGGGCGTCGCGCGCTGGTGGCGCGCATCGTCGGGGTGGCACGCCGGCTGCGCGAGGATCAGATCGTGATGTCGGTGCTGCACGACGCACCCGAGCTGGCCATCGTGTACATCGCCGAGCGGCTCGGCACCAGCCAGCAGATCCTCATCGACGCCGTCGCCGGGCAACTCAAACTGGCTCAGGAGAACGGCAGCGTCCGCGCCGGCGATCCGCGCCGGCTGGCCGCCATGTGCCTGCTGATCACCCAGTCCACCGTGCAGTCCGCCCAGATGGTCGAACCGATCCTGGACGCCGACGCGCTCGCCGACGAACTCGCCCACGCCCTGAACGGATACCTGACGCCATGA
- a CDS encoding acyl-CoA carboxylase subunit beta → MTIMAPEAAAESLDPRDPLLRLSTFFDDGSVSLLHERDKSGVLAASGTVNGVKTIAFCTDGTVMGGAMGIEGCAHIVDAYDTAIEEQSPIVGIWHSGGARLAEGVKALHAVGLVFEAMIRASGYIPQISVVVGFAAGGAAYGPALTDVIIMAPDSKVFVTGPDVVRSVTGEDVDMVSLGGPEAHHKKSGVCHIVADDELDAYERGRRLVGLFCQQGHFDRSKAESGDVDLKALMPESARRAYDVHPIVEALLDTDAPFEEFQSRWAPSIVVGLGRLAGRSVGVIANNPLRLGGCLNSESAEKSARFVRLCDAFGIPLVVVVDVPGYLPGVDQEWGGVVRRGAKLLHAFGEATVPRVTLVTRKIYGGAYIAMNSRSLGATKVFAWPDAEVAVMGAKAAVGILHKRKLAAAADHERDALHEELAAEHERIAGGVDSAIEIGVVDAKIDPAHTRSVITQALAEAPARRGRHKNIPL, encoded by the coding sequence ATGACCATCATGGCTCCCGAAGCGGCCGCCGAGTCGCTCGACCCACGTGATCCGCTGCTGCGGCTGAGCACGTTCTTCGACGACGGCAGCGTCTCGCTGCTGCACGAGCGCGACAAGTCCGGTGTGCTCGCCGCATCCGGCACGGTCAACGGTGTGAAGACCATCGCGTTCTGCACCGACGGCACCGTGATGGGCGGCGCCATGGGCATCGAGGGATGTGCGCACATCGTCGACGCCTACGACACCGCCATCGAGGAGCAGAGCCCGATCGTGGGCATCTGGCACTCCGGCGGTGCGCGACTAGCCGAAGGCGTCAAGGCCCTGCACGCGGTCGGTCTGGTCTTCGAGGCGATGATCCGGGCCTCGGGCTACATCCCGCAGATCTCGGTGGTCGTCGGTTTCGCCGCCGGCGGCGCCGCCTACGGACCCGCCCTGACCGACGTCATCATCATGGCCCCGGACAGCAAGGTCTTCGTGACCGGTCCGGACGTGGTGCGCAGCGTGACCGGCGAGGACGTCGACATGGTGTCCCTCGGTGGCCCGGAGGCCCATCACAAGAAGTCCGGCGTGTGCCACATCGTGGCCGACGACGAGCTCGACGCCTACGAGCGCGGCCGCCGCCTCGTCGGATTGTTCTGCCAGCAGGGGCATTTCGACCGGAGCAAGGCCGAGTCCGGTGATGTCGACCTCAAGGCCCTCATGCCCGAGTCGGCCCGCCGTGCCTACGACGTGCACCCGATCGTCGAGGCGCTGTTGGACACCGACGCCCCGTTCGAGGAGTTCCAGTCCCGCTGGGCCCCGTCGATCGTGGTCGGCCTCGGCCGACTGGCCGGCCGCTCGGTCGGTGTGATCGCCAACAACCCGCTGCGCCTCGGCGGCTGCCTGAACTCCGAAAGTGCCGAGAAGTCGGCGCGTTTCGTGCGGTTGTGCGATGCGTTCGGCATTCCGCTGGTGGTCGTGGTGGACGTGCCCGGTTACCTGCCCGGCGTCGATCAGGAGTGGGGTGGCGTGGTCCGGCGCGGCGCCAAGCTGCTGCACGCCTTCGGTGAGGCCACCGTCCCGCGGGTCACGCTGGTGACCCGCAAGATCTACGGCGGCGCCTACATCGCGATGAACTCCCGCTCGCTGGGCGCCACCAAGGTGTTCGCCTGGCCGGACGCCGAGGTCGCCGTCATGGGCGCCAAGGCCGCCGTCGGCATCCTGCACAAGCGCAAGCTCGCCGCCGCCGCGGATCACGAACGCGATGCGCTGCACGAGGAATTGGCCGCCGAGCACGAGCGGATCGCCGGTGGCGTGGACAGTGCCATCGAGATCGGCGTGGTGGACGCCAAGATCGATCCCGCGCACACCCGCAGTGTCATCACCCAGGCGCTGGCCGAGGCTCCCGCCCGGCGCGGTCGACACAAGAACATCCCGCTGTAA
- a CDS encoding FAD-binding oxidoreductase produces the protein MKWNAWGDPRAAKPLSDGIRGLLKQALGIDGPADPDLAADDVRLRPSALRDADRDALQAILGAEHVRTDHQSRLLRAGGKSTPDLLRRKSTGEQDAPDAVLLPADEAAVIEVLKVCSERGIAVVPFGGGTSVVGGLDPDRGEFTAVVSVDLRRLDALHHLDPISGEAELGAGVTGPQAEELLGARGFSLGHFPQSFQFATIGGFAATRSSGQDSAGYGRFDDMVRGLTVATPAGVLDLGRAPASAAGPDLRQLIVGSEGVFGIITRVRVRVHPAPETTRYEAWSFPDFATGAAALRAVVQIGTGPTVIRLSDEAETGVNLATTESIGEQTITGGCLAITAFEGSAAHTESRHAETAAVLRAHGGTSLGDGAARAWEHGRFNAPYLRDSLLSAGALCETLETATNWSNIPALKAAVTDALTDSLGRTLVMCHISHVYPTGASLYFTVVAGQQGDPIEQWQRAKIAASEAMVRTGATITHHHAVGADHRPWMRAEVGDLGVDVLRAVKSVLDPAGIMNPGKLIP, from the coding sequence ATGAAGTGGAACGCCTGGGGAGATCCGCGGGCCGCCAAGCCGCTGTCCGACGGTATTCGCGGTCTGCTCAAGCAGGCTCTCGGCATCGACGGACCGGCCGATCCGGACCTGGCCGCCGATGACGTGCGACTGCGGCCGTCGGCTCTGCGCGATGCCGACCGCGACGCCCTGCAGGCCATCCTCGGCGCCGAGCACGTCCGCACCGATCACCAGAGCCGGCTGCTGCGCGCCGGCGGCAAGTCGACACCGGATCTGCTGCGCCGCAAGAGCACCGGCGAACAAGACGCGCCCGATGCCGTCCTGCTGCCCGCCGATGAGGCCGCCGTGATCGAGGTGCTCAAGGTCTGCAGCGAGCGGGGTATCGCCGTCGTTCCGTTCGGCGGTGGCACCAGCGTGGTCGGCGGCCTCGACCCTGACCGCGGTGAGTTCACCGCCGTGGTGTCGGTGGACCTGCGCCGGCTCGACGCACTGCACCATCTCGACCCGATCTCCGGGGAGGCCGAACTCGGCGCCGGCGTCACCGGCCCGCAGGCCGAGGAACTGCTTGGCGCACGAGGTTTCTCACTCGGTCACTTCCCGCAGAGCTTCCAGTTCGCCACCATCGGCGGCTTCGCCGCCACCCGGTCCTCCGGTCAGGATTCTGCGGGCTACGGCCGATTCGACGATATGGTGCGCGGGCTGACCGTGGCCACCCCGGCCGGCGTGCTCGACCTCGGGCGAGCCCCGGCATCGGCGGCTGGCCCCGACCTGCGGCAGCTGATCGTCGGCTCGGAGGGCGTCTTCGGCATCATCACCCGGGTCCGGGTACGGGTGCATCCGGCCCCCGAGACCACCCGCTACGAGGCGTGGTCGTTCCCCGACTTCGCCACCGGCGCCGCGGCGCTACGGGCGGTTGTCCAGATTGGCACCGGGCCGACGGTCATCAGACTGTCCGACGAAGCCGAGACCGGCGTCAATCTGGCAACCACCGAGAGCATCGGTGAGCAGACCATCACCGGGGGCTGTCTGGCCATCACCGCGTTCGAGGGGTCCGCGGCACATACCGAGAGTCGCCACGCCGAAACCGCCGCCGTCCTGCGCGCACACGGTGGCACCTCGCTCGGCGACGGCGCGGCCCGAGCCTGGGAACACGGTCGATTCAATGCCCCGTATCTGCGTGATTCCCTGCTGTCGGCCGGAGCGTTGTGCGAGACGCTGGAAACCGCGACCAATTGGTCGAATATCCCCGCGCTGAAGGCCGCCGTCACCGACGCGCTCACCGATTCTCTGGGTCGGACGCTGGTGATGTGCCATATTTCGCATGTGTATCCCACCGGAGCGTCGCTCTACTTCACAGTCGTCGCCGGCCAGCAGGGTGACCCGATCGAACAATGGCAGCGCGCCAAGATCGCCGCTTCCGAGGCGATGGTGCGCACCGGGGCGACCATCACCCATCATCATGCCGTCGGCGCAGATCACCGCCCGTGGATGCGGGCCGAGGTGGGCGACCTCGGCGTTGACGTGTTGCGGGCGGTGAAGTCGGTGCTGGACCCGGCCGGAATCATGAACCCGGGCAAGCTGATCCCGTGA
- a CDS encoding diacylglycerol kinase → MKRVTVLTNPASGHGSAPHAAERAVAQLHRRGVDVVAIAGRDPAHARQLVEGALERGMDALVVVGGDGIISLALQVLATTGIPLGIIPAGTGNDHAREFGIPTKDPEAAADIVVDGRAATVDLGRIVGADGTRRWFGTVMAAGFDSLVTDRTNRMRWPHGRMRYNLAMVAEISALRLLPFRLTFDGVEVQTDLTLAAFGNTRSYGGGMRICPGADPTDGLLDVTMVASASRTRLIRLFPTVFRGTHVDLDEVQTRRARVITVDCPGINAYADGEFVCPLPVEVSAVPGALAVLRP, encoded by the coding sequence ATCAAGCGGGTCACCGTCCTGACCAACCCGGCGTCGGGACACGGCAGCGCACCACATGCCGCCGAACGGGCCGTCGCACAATTACACCGGCGCGGGGTCGACGTGGTCGCCATCGCGGGCCGTGATCCGGCTCATGCCCGCCAACTCGTCGAGGGTGCCCTGGAGCGCGGGATGGACGCGCTGGTCGTGGTGGGCGGTGACGGGATCATCTCGCTGGCATTGCAGGTTCTCGCCACGACCGGCATCCCGCTCGGAATCATCCCGGCGGGCACCGGTAACGACCATGCCCGCGAGTTCGGTATTCCGACAAAGGATCCCGAAGCCGCGGCCGATATCGTCGTCGACGGTCGGGCCGCGACGGTGGATCTGGGACGCATCGTCGGCGCCGACGGAACCCGGCGCTGGTTCGGTACCGTCATGGCCGCCGGATTCGACTCGCTGGTGACCGACCGAACCAACCGGATGCGGTGGCCGCACGGGCGGATGCGATACAACCTCGCGATGGTCGCGGAGATCTCCGCGCTGCGACTGCTGCCGTTCCGGCTGACCTTCGACGGTGTCGAGGTGCAGACAGACCTGACGTTGGCGGCCTTCGGCAACACCCGAAGCTACGGCGGGGGTATGCGGATCTGTCCTGGCGCCGACCCGACCGACGGATTGCTCGACGTCACCATGGTCGCCTCAGCATCCCGAACGCGGCTCATCCGCTTGTTCCCCACTGTCTTTCGGGGCACCCATGTCGATCTCGACGAGGTACAGACCCGGCGAGCGCGAGTGATCACGGTCGACTGCCCGGGAATCAACGCCTACGCCGACGGGGAGTTCGTCTGCCCGCTGCCCGTCGAGGTGTCTGCGGTGCCGGGTGCGCTTGCGGTGCTGCGCCCCTGA
- a CDS encoding glycerol-3-phosphate dehydrogenase/oxidase — protein sequence MSSIRDSALNRTRRTAELTALGDGGVVDLVVIGGGITGTGIALDAASRGLRVVLAEKHDLAFGTSRWSSKLVHGGLRYLASGNIGIARRSAVERGILMTRTAPHLVNAMPQLVPLLPAMGRPARALVRTGFLAGDGLRRLAGTPASVLPRSRRVTAATAVDLAPTVRRNGLDGAFLAYDGQLIDDARLVTAVARTAAQHGAIILTRVNATAAQGDSITLTDELTGQTMALRSRAVVNATGVWAGEVDPTIRLRPSRGTHLVFDAAAFGHPTAALTIPIPGALNRFVFAMPEQLGRVYLGLTDEDAPGPIPDVPEPTPAEVRFLLDTVNTALDTALTEHDVRGAYAGLRPLIESEGETADLSRDHAVTESPDGVISVVGGKLTEYRYMAEDVVNQAITRRGLTAGPCRTRELPLVGAPANPITASPASTAMPASLVARYGAEASNVLAAAGCDRPAEQVVDGIDVLRAEFEYAVTHEGALAVDDILDRRTRIGLVAADRERAEAAAAEFV from the coding sequence ATGAGCTCGATACGCGACAGCGCTCTCAACCGGACCCGCCGCACCGCCGAGCTGACCGCACTCGGCGACGGTGGCGTCGTCGACCTGGTGGTCATCGGCGGGGGCATCACCGGCACCGGGATCGCCCTTGACGCGGCATCCCGCGGCCTGCGCGTGGTGCTGGCCGAAAAGCACGACCTGGCGTTCGGGACCAGCCGCTGGAGCTCCAAACTGGTCCACGGTGGATTGCGGTACCTGGCGTCGGGCAATATCGGCATCGCCCGCCGCAGCGCCGTCGAACGCGGAATCCTGATGACGCGCACGGCACCTCACCTGGTGAATGCCATGCCGCAACTGGTGCCGCTGTTGCCTGCGATGGGACGCCCGGCGCGCGCTCTGGTCCGCACGGGATTCCTCGCCGGCGACGGACTGCGCAGGCTGGCGGGCACGCCCGCGTCGGTATTGCCACGCTCGCGGCGTGTCACGGCGGCCACGGCCGTCGACCTGGCTCCGACCGTGCGCCGCAACGGTCTGGACGGCGCATTCCTGGCCTATGACGGTCAGCTCATCGACGATGCACGCCTGGTCACGGCGGTGGCGCGCACCGCGGCCCAGCACGGCGCGATCATCCTGACCCGAGTGAATGCGACAGCCGCGCAGGGTGATTCGATCACACTGACCGACGAGTTGACTGGGCAGACCATGGCGCTGCGGTCGCGTGCCGTCGTCAACGCCACCGGGGTGTGGGCGGGGGAGGTCGACCCGACCATCCGCCTGCGACCCAGCCGCGGCACGCATCTGGTGTTCGACGCGGCCGCCTTCGGTCATCCCACCGCCGCCCTCACGATCCCGATTCCCGGTGCCCTGAACCGATTTGTCTTTGCGATGCCCGAACAGCTCGGCAGGGTGTACCTGGGCCTCACCGACGAGGATGCCCCCGGGCCGATACCCGATGTGCCCGAACCCACCCCGGCAGAAGTGCGGTTCCTGCTCGATACGGTCAACACGGCGCTGGACACCGCGCTGACCGAACACGACGTACGCGGCGCCTACGCCGGGCTGCGCCCGCTGATCGAGAGCGAGGGCGAGACTGCCGACCTGTCGCGTGATCACGCCGTGACGGAGTCCCCCGATGGTGTCATCAGCGTGGTCGGTGGCAAGCTGACCGAATACCGCTACATGGCAGAGGATGTGGTGAACCAGGCCATCACCCGGCGCGGGCTGACCGCGGGACCCTGCCGAACCCGTGAGCTGCCGCTGGTCGGCGCACCCGCAAACCCGATCACCGCTTCACCGGCATCGACGGCCATGCCCGCGTCCCTGGTGGCCCGTTACGGCGCGGAGGCGTCGAATGTCCTCGCCGCGGCGGGTTGTGACCGGCCCGCCGAGCAGGTGGTCGACGGAATAGACGTGCTACGTGCCGAATTCGAGTATGCGGTGACCCACGAGGGGGCCCTGGCCGTCGACGACATCCTTGACCGGCGAACCCGGATCGGTCTGGTCGCCGCCGATCGGGAGCGCGCCGAGGCGGCGGCGGCCGAATTCGTCTGA
- a CDS encoding serine hydrolase domain-containing protein, with amino-acid sequence MGALELLDDWPVSTVAAAVVGPDGVLAGRGDTAHRFRLASVTKPLVARAAQVAVEEGAFDLDTPAGPSGATVRHLLAHTSGVSMQGPDQLAAPGTRRIYSNYGFALLANALQDATGIEFSDYLREAVFEPLGMAGSALAGGADAAGHGGQSCVDDLAHFAGDLLRPVLVTPELHAEATTVQFPGLNGVLPGFGSQRPNDWGLGFELRSHKSPHWTGSANSPATFGHFGQSGTFLWVDPIAEVALVVLTDRDFGDWAYELWPAISDGVLREFGAH; translated from the coding sequence GTGGGTGCCCTCGAACTTCTCGACGATTGGCCGGTGTCGACGGTCGCTGCCGCGGTGGTCGGACCGGACGGCGTGCTCGCCGGCCGCGGGGACACCGCTCATCGGTTCCGGTTGGCCTCGGTCACCAAGCCATTGGTGGCCCGCGCCGCGCAGGTCGCCGTCGAAGAGGGTGCGTTCGATCTGGACACCCCGGCCGGTCCATCCGGTGCGACGGTGCGACACCTGCTGGCGCACACCTCGGGGGTGAGCATGCAGGGCCCCGATCAACTGGCCGCACCCGGCACCCGGCGGATCTACTCCAATTACGGGTTCGCGTTGTTGGCCAATGCTCTGCAGGACGCGACGGGGATCGAATTCTCCGACTACCTGCGCGAAGCGGTGTTCGAACCGCTCGGCATGGCGGGATCGGCCTTGGCGGGTGGGGCGGACGCCGCCGGCCATGGTGGCCAGTCCTGCGTCGACGATCTGGCGCATTTCGCCGGTGATCTGCTTCGGCCGGTGCTCGTGACACCGGAACTGCACGCCGAGGCGACGACCGTGCAGTTTCCCGGTCTCAACGGCGTGCTGCCCGGGTTCGGCTCGCAACGTCCCAACGACTGGGGGTTGGGATTCGAGCTGCGCTCGCACAAGTCGCCGCATTGGACCGGCTCGGCGAACTCGCCGGCGACCTTCGGGCATTTCGGCCAGTCAGGGACGTTTTTGTGGGTCGATCCGATCGCTGAGGTGGCCCTGGTGGTGCTCACCGATCGCGACTTCGGGGACTGGGCGTATGAGCTGTGGCCCGCGATCTCTGATGGAGTCCTGAGAGAATTCGGCGCACACTAG
- a CDS encoding LysR family transcriptional regulator, with translation MTLDLRRLGHFVAVAEAGSFTAAAATLHITQQALSQSVQLLEKDLGAELFTRSGRRITPTAAGAQLLIEGRVLLAAADTVANRVSRTAEDSPEVFVVGHTPALSSAEVYTRLEPAIDSFEHLSVTCRQMYPAELLREILDGTVHLGLRRGVAPSAELSSAIIGYDRVRVAVPAEHRLADANVVDIRELAGEQIALWAPPGASYYSDFLMGACRRAGFEPDFVVSRVQGSATVAAPLTTGAPAFVTTQAGTAMDGRVRVIDLQPDLLVGVQALWQRHTRSAFRDAVVAGS, from the coding sequence ATGACTCTCGACCTCCGGCGACTCGGGCATTTCGTCGCCGTGGCCGAGGCCGGTAGCTTCACCGCCGCGGCAGCCACCCTGCACATCACCCAACAGGCGCTGAGTCAATCGGTCCAGTTGCTCGAAAAGGACCTCGGCGCAGAACTTTTCACCCGGTCTGGGCGTCGCATCACCCCGACCGCCGCCGGCGCCCAACTGCTGATCGAGGGACGGGTGCTGCTGGCCGCCGCCGATACCGTGGCCAACCGGGTGTCGCGCACCGCCGAGGACAGCCCCGAGGTGTTCGTCGTCGGGCACACCCCCGCGCTGAGCAGCGCAGAGGTGTACACCCGGCTCGAGCCGGCAATCGACAGTTTCGAGCACCTGTCGGTCACCTGTCGGCAGATGTATCCCGCCGAGCTGCTGCGCGAGATCCTCGATGGCACCGTGCACCTGGGGCTACGCCGCGGCGTCGCACCCAGCGCCGAATTATCCTCGGCCATCATCGGTTACGACCGGGTGCGGGTCGCCGTGCCTGCTGAGCACCGACTGGCCGACGCCAACGTTGTCGATATCCGCGAACTGGCCGGCGAACAGATCGCGCTGTGGGCACCGCCCGGCGCGTCGTACTACAGCGACTTCCTGATGGGCGCATGCCGGCGAGCGGGTTTCGAGCCCGATTTCGTCGTCAGTCGCGTCCAGGGTTCGGCGACCGTCGCCGCGCCGCTGACCACCGGCGCTCCGGCCTTCGTCACTACCCAAGCCGGGACGGCGATGGATGGGCGGGTCAGGGTCATCGACCTCCAACCCGACCTGCTCGTCGGCGTGCAGGCGCTGTGGCAGCGGCACACCCGGTCGGCATTCCGCGACGCCGTCGTGGCGGGCAGCTGA
- a CDS encoding SDR family oxidoreductase: protein MSEIKGKSAVVAAGAKNLGGLISRGLAQRGANVAVHYNSAATESDADATVAEAERAGVRAIKVQGDLTVPANVERLFDTAVDAFGQVDIAINTVGKVLRKPIVETTEAEYDAMFDINAKAAYFFLQQAGRRLADDGSVITIVTALLAAFTDGYSTYAGAKSPVEHFTRAAAKEFAARGINVNSIGPGPMDTPFFYGQETPERVEFHKSQGMGGRLTRIEDIAPLVLFLAGEGHWITGQTVFANGGYTTR from the coding sequence ATGAGTGAAATCAAGGGAAAGTCAGCAGTCGTCGCCGCCGGCGCAAAGAACCTCGGGGGTCTGATCAGCCGGGGTCTGGCGCAGCGCGGTGCCAACGTCGCGGTGCACTACAACAGCGCGGCGACGGAGTCCGATGCCGATGCCACCGTCGCCGAGGCGGAGCGGGCGGGGGTCAGGGCCATCAAGGTGCAGGGCGATCTGACCGTGCCCGCGAACGTCGAGAGGTTGTTCGACACCGCGGTCGATGCCTTCGGGCAGGTCGACATCGCGATCAACACCGTGGGCAAGGTTCTGCGCAAGCCCATCGTGGAGACCACCGAGGCCGAATACGACGCGATGTTCGACATCAACGCCAAGGCGGCCTATTTCTTCCTGCAACAGGCCGGGCGTCGCCTCGCCGACGACGGTTCGGTCATCACCATCGTCACCGCCCTGCTGGCCGCGTTCACCGACGGCTACTCCACCTACGCAGGTGCCAAGAGCCCGGTGGAGCACTTCACCCGCGCGGCGGCCAAGGAGTTCGCGGCGCGCGGAATCAACGTCAACAGCATCGGCCCCGGCCCGATGGACACCCCGTTCTTCTACGGTCAGGAGACGCCCGAGCGCGTGGAGTTCCACAAGTCCCAGGGCATGGGTGGGCGTCTGACGCGCATCGAGGACATCGCCCCGCTGGTGCTGTTCCTGGCCGGGGAGGGGCACTGGATCACCGGGCAGACCGTCTTCGCCAACGGCGGCTACACCACCCGCTAG
- a CDS encoding DUF3145 domain-containing protein encodes MRASNQFAEATTGVVYVHASPAAVCPHVEWALSSTLSARANLKWTPQPAMPGQLRAVTNWVGPVGTGAQLANALRSWSVLRFEVTEDPSEGVDGHRWCHTPQLGLWSGAMSANGDVMVGEQRLRALMASGADALAADLDSVLGTAWDESLEPYRGGGDTGEVTWLNRGVG; translated from the coding sequence ATGCGTGCGTCGAACCAGTTCGCCGAGGCGACAACTGGCGTGGTTTACGTTCACGCCTCGCCCGCGGCGGTATGCCCACATGTGGAGTGGGCTCTTTCGTCGACCCTGTCGGCGCGGGCGAACCTCAAGTGGACGCCCCAACCTGCCATGCCCGGACAGCTGCGTGCCGTCACCAACTGGGTGGGCCCGGTGGGTACCGGTGCGCAGTTGGCGAACGCCCTGCGGTCGTGGTCGGTGCTGCGCTTCGAGGTCACCGAGGACCCCAGCGAGGGCGTCGACGGGCATCGCTGGTGCCACACGCCTCAGCTCGGGCTGTGGAGCGGAGCGATGAGTGCCAACGGTGACGTCATGGTCGGCGAGCAACGGTTGCGCGCACTGATGGCCTCCGGGGCCGACGCGCTGGCCGCCGATCTGGATTCCGTGCTGGGCACCGCATGGGACGAATCGCTGGAGCCCTACCGTGGTGGCGGCGACACCGGCGAAGTCACCTGGCTCAACCGGGGAGTGGGCTGA